One part of the Chitinivorax tropicus genome encodes these proteins:
- a CDS encoding flagellar protein FlhE, protein MPTIYSKNIWYYTEYPVVGNPPANKTLTLVYYNWSYPAPRPAGLTVYLCNSAVTLCADVTTVQSGSVNFTGQGVPATTPLRIYAGVSGSGTMSPLYGGTTNIVVNYQSNP, encoded by the coding sequence ATGCCTACCATCTACAGCAAGAATATCTGGTATTACACGGAATACCCGGTTGTAGGCAACCCACCAGCTAACAAGACATTGACGCTGGTGTATTACAACTGGAGCTACCCGGCCCCCCGCCCCGCCGGCTTGACGGTCTATCTGTGCAATAGCGCGGTGACCCTTTGCGCCGATGTGACAACCGTGCAGTCCGGCTCGGTCAATTTCACCGGCCAGGGCGTTCCCGCCACAACTCCGTTAAGGATATATGCTGGAGTCAGTGGCTCTGGCACCATGTCACCACTGTATGGCGGGACGACCAATATTGTGGTCAATTATCAAAGCAATCCGTAA
- a CDS encoding PQQ-dependent sugar dehydrogenase → MRLVQYGIMLWMWVCISSCGGGGGGGGTVATTGSIRVVLTGLPDGALADVSLTAPGGATQPVQTTQTISNLSPGNYALAANAMMVANIQYLPQPTSQTISVVAGGHIEAVVRFQAANSLTLSLRKAMEGLDRPVYLTAPAGDSRLFIVEQGGLIRIIKNGVLLGVPFLDIQASVTSGGERGLLSMAFDPDFANTGQFYVYFTDLQGDIAIERYQVARDNADLAEIGSALRILSIKRDPAFTNHNGGLVLFGADGMLYVGTGDGGGAGDPAGHGQKLDTLLGKLLRIDVRNATVAEPYAIPPDNPFTLQAGKSPEIWAYGLRNPWRFAIDTADQLIFIADVGQHEREEVNVVTEGAAGLNYGWNITEGTRCYPNGDSCNTADQTLPVLEYDHGQGCSITGGLVYRGSKIPALQGHYFYSDFCRGWLKSFAYRDGVVEQITWPVENVGNIVSFGQDGQQELYVLSSKGGAIYQIVAN, encoded by the coding sequence ATGTGGGTTTGTATCAGCAGCTGTGGTGGTGGCGGAGGTGGGGGTGGCACAGTCGCTACGACAGGTAGTATCCGGGTCGTGCTGACTGGGTTGCCTGATGGCGCATTGGCGGATGTCAGTTTGACCGCGCCGGGGGGAGCGACTCAGCCTGTGCAAACCACTCAGACCATTTCCAATCTGTCACCTGGTAACTACGCGCTGGCCGCCAATGCGATGATGGTGGCCAATATCCAGTATCTGCCACAGCCGACTTCCCAGACTATCTCGGTAGTGGCGGGGGGGCACATTGAGGCGGTTGTTCGTTTTCAGGCTGCCAATAGCTTGACCCTGAGTCTGCGAAAGGCCATGGAGGGCCTGGATCGCCCGGTGTATTTGACTGCCCCGGCAGGCGACAGCCGTCTTTTCATCGTGGAGCAAGGAGGACTGATCCGTATCATCAAGAACGGTGTCTTGCTAGGTGTGCCTTTCCTCGATATCCAGGCTAGCGTGACCAGTGGTGGCGAGCGTGGCTTGTTATCAATGGCATTTGATCCAGACTTTGCCAACACTGGGCAGTTCTATGTCTATTTCACGGATTTGCAGGGTGATATTGCAATCGAGCGTTACCAAGTAGCGAGAGACAACGCGGACCTGGCTGAGATCGGGAGCGCACTACGCATCTTGTCGATCAAACGTGATCCGGCATTCACCAACCACAATGGCGGCCTTGTCCTTTTCGGGGCGGATGGCATGCTGTACGTGGGGACGGGCGATGGCGGAGGAGCGGGGGATCCAGCTGGCCATGGGCAAAAGCTCGATACATTGCTTGGCAAACTACTGCGCATTGATGTGCGCAACGCCACCGTTGCGGAACCATATGCTATTCCACCGGATAACCCCTTCACTTTACAGGCTGGCAAATCGCCTGAGATCTGGGCATATGGCTTGCGCAACCCCTGGCGTTTCGCCATTGATACGGCGGATCAATTGATATTCATTGCAGATGTTGGTCAGCATGAACGAGAGGAGGTCAATGTTGTTACGGAAGGGGCGGCGGGCCTCAATTACGGCTGGAATATCACGGAGGGTACTCGCTGCTATCCGAATGGCGACAGTTGTAATACGGCAGACCAGACTTTACCGGTGTTGGAATACGACCACGGTCAAGGTTGTTCGATTACCGGTGGATTGGTGTATCGCGGTAGCAAGATACCAGCGCTGCAAGGGCATTACTTCTACTCAGATTTCTGCCGTGGTTGGCTCAAAAGCTTTGCTTATCGCGACGGGGTGGTGGAACAGATTACCTGGCCGGTTGAAAATGTCGGCAATATCGTGTCATTTGGCCAGGATGGGCAGCAGGAGTTATATGTGTTGAGCAGCAAGGGTGGTGCAATCTATCAAATTGTTGCCAACTGA